From a single Candidatus Brevundimonas phytovorans genomic region:
- the rplF gene encoding 50S ribosomal protein L6, protein MSRIGKKTVALPKGVTVTLNGQTVSVKGPKGERTWTVADEIEVTQGDEGLTLAPRMDTPRARAMWGLSRTLVDNMVVGVTEGFEKTLELVGVGYRAALKGQSLSLQLGFSHEVDVAPPAGITFVVPKQTEIKISGNDKQVVGEIAATIRKLRPPEPYKGKGVRYSGETVRRKEGKKK, encoded by the coding sequence ATGTCCCGTATTGGCAAGAAAACCGTTGCTCTGCCGAAGGGCGTGACTGTCACGCTCAACGGTCAGACCGTCTCGGTCAAGGGTCCCAAGGGCGAACGCACCTGGACCGTGGCCGACGAAATCGAAGTGACCCAGGGCGACGAGGGCCTGACCCTCGCGCCGCGTATGGACACGCCTCGCGCTCGCGCGATGTGGGGTCTGTCGCGCACCCTGGTCGACAACATGGTTGTCGGCGTCACCGAAGGCTTCGAGAAGACCCTGGAACTGGTCGGCGTGGGTTACCGCGCCGCCCTGAAGGGTCAGTCGCTGTCGCTGCAACTCGGCTTCTCGCATGAAGTCGACGTCGCACCGCCCGCCGGCATCACCTTCGTCGTGCCCAAGCAGACCGAGATCAAGATCTCGGGCAATGACAAGCAGGTCGTTGGTGAAATCGCCGCCACCATCCGCAAGCTGCGTCCGCCGGAGCCCTACAAGGGCAAGGGCGTGCGTTACTCGGGCGAGACCGTCCGGCGCAAGGAAGGCAAGAAGAAGTAA
- the rplX gene encoding 50S ribosomal protein L24: protein MAAKIKKGDKVVVLTGKDKGRTGQVLKVLPTENRVVVQGVNMVQRHTRPTQADPQGGIKHKEASLHLSNVAVADANGKATRVGFKVEGDAKVRFAKTTGDVI from the coding sequence ATGGCCGCCAAGATCAAGAAGGGCGACAAAGTCGTCGTCCTGACCGGCAAGGACAAGGGACGCACCGGCCAGGTGCTGAAGGTCCTGCCGACCGAAAATCGCGTCGTCGTGCAAGGCGTCAACATGGTTCAGCGCCACACGCGCCCGACCCAGGCTGACCCGCAAGGCGGCATCAAGCACAAGGAAGCCTCGCTTCACCTGTCGAACGTCGCAGTCGCCGACGCCAACGGCAAGGCGACCCGCGTCGGCTTCAAGGTCGAAGGCGACGCCAAGGTTCGCTTCGCCAAGACCACGGGAGACGTCATCTAA
- the rplB gene encoding 50S ribosomal protein L2: MALKHYNPTSPGRRALVLVDRSELHKGRPEKSLTEGLTKSGGRGAGGRIAVRFRGGGAKTLYRKIDFKRRKFDAIGTVERLEYDPNRTAFIALVTYADGEKTYIIAPQRLKAGDTVISGEKTDVKPGNAMPLRSMPVGTIIHNIEMKPGKGAQLARSAGAYAQLVGRDQGYAQIRLGSGELRMVLDGCMATVGAVSNPDHMNQNLGKAGRVRHMGWRPHVRGVAMNPIDHPHGGGEGRTSGGRTPVTPWGKDTKGTRTRKNKATDKYIIRTRHVKKAR, translated from the coding sequence ATGGCTCTGAAGCATTACAATCCGACGTCGCCGGGCCGCCGCGCCCTGGTGCTGGTCGACCGGTCCGAGCTCCACAAGGGCCGTCCCGAGAAGTCGCTGACCGAAGGCCTGACGAAGTCCGGCGGTCGTGGCGCAGGTGGTCGTATCGCTGTCCGCTTCCGCGGCGGCGGCGCGAAGACCCTGTACCGCAAGATCGACTTCAAGCGTCGCAAGTTCGACGCGATCGGTACGGTCGAGCGTCTGGAATATGACCCGAACCGCACGGCCTTCATCGCTCTGGTGACCTACGCCGACGGCGAGAAGACCTACATCATCGCGCCGCAACGCCTTAAGGCCGGCGACACGGTGATCTCGGGCGAAAAGACCGACGTGAAGCCGGGCAACGCCATGCCGCTCCGTTCGATGCCGGTGGGTACGATCATCCACAACATCGAAATGAAGCCGGGCAAGGGCGCTCAGCTGGCCCGTTCGGCCGGCGCCTACGCCCAGCTGGTGGGTCGCGATCAGGGCTACGCCCAGATCCGTCTCGGCTCGGGCGAGCTGCGCATGGTCCTGGACGGCTGCATGGCCACGGTGGGCGCGGTTTCGAACCCCGACCACATGAACCAGAACCTCGGCAAGGCCGGTCGCGTTCGTCACATGGGCTGGCGTCCGCACGTTCGCGGCGTCGCCATGAACCCGATCGACCACCCGCATGGTGGTGGTGAAGGCCGGACCTCTGGTGGTCGTACCCCGGTTACGCCGTGGGGCAAGGACACCAAGGGCACCCGCACTCGCAAGAACAAGGCTACGGATAAGTACATCATCCGTACTCGCCACGTGAAGAAGGCTCGCTAA
- the rpsC gene encoding 30S ribosomal protein S3 has product MGQKINPVGLRLGVNRTWDSRWFAGGADYARLLHQDLKLRTWLKERLLAAGVSRIIIERPHKKCRVTIYAARPGVVIGKKGADIEKLRKDISARTEGEVHLNIVEVRKPETDAQLIAENIAQQLERRIAFRRAMKRSMQSAMRLGAKGVRINVSGRLGGAEIARMEWYREGRVPLHTLRADIDYGFYEAKTTYGIIGVKVWVFKGEVLEHDPMAQDKRWALEASGPSSNEGRGGPRGDRGPRRGREG; this is encoded by the coding sequence ATGGGACAGAAAATCAATCCGGTCGGTCTGCGCCTTGGCGTGAACCGCACGTGGGACAGCCGCTGGTTCGCCGGCGGCGCCGACTACGCCCGCCTGCTGCACCAGGACCTGAAGCTGCGCACGTGGCTGAAGGAGCGCCTGCTCGCCGCCGGCGTCTCGCGCATCATCATCGAGCGTCCGCACAAGAAGTGCCGCGTGACGATCTATGCCGCCCGTCCGGGCGTCGTGATCGGCAAGAAGGGCGCTGACATCGAGAAGCTCCGCAAGGACATCTCGGCGCGCACCGAAGGCGAAGTTCACCTGAACATCGTCGAAGTCCGCAAGCCGGAAACCGACGCGCAGCTGATCGCTGAAAACATCGCCCAGCAACTGGAGCGCCGGATCGCCTTCCGCCGCGCCATGAAGCGTTCGATGCAGTCGGCGATGCGTCTGGGCGCCAAGGGCGTTCGGATCAACGTCTCGGGTCGCCTCGGCGGTGCGGAAATCGCGCGTATGGAATGGTACCGCGAAGGTCGCGTGCCGCTTCACACCCTGCGTGCCGACATCGACTATGGTTTCTATGAAGCCAAGACGACCTACGGCATCATTGGCGTGAAGGTCTGGGTCTTCAAGGGTGAAGTGCTCGAGCACGATCCCATGGCTCAAGACAAGCGCTGGGCCCTGGAAGCCTCGGGTCCGTCGTCCAACGAAGGCCGTGGCGGCCCCCGCGGTGATCGCGGTCCGCGCCGTGGTCGTGAGGGCTGA
- the rpsJ gene encoding 30S ribosomal protein S10, whose amino-acid sequence MDQSIRIRLKAFDHRVLDFSTREIVNTAKRTGATVRGPIPLPTLIEKFTVNRSPHVDKKSREQFEIRTHKRVLDIIDPTPQTVDALMKLDLSAGVDVEIKI is encoded by the coding sequence ATGGATCAAAGCATCCGCATCAGGCTCAAGGCCTTCGATCATCGCGTCCTCGACTTTTCGACGCGCGAGATCGTCAACACCGCTAAGCGCACCGGGGCGACCGTTCGTGGTCCGATCCCGCTGCCGACCCTGATCGAAAAGTTCACCGTGAACCGCTCGCCGCACGTCGATAAGAAGTCGCGCGAGCAGTTTGAAATCCGCACGCACAAACGCGTGCTCGACATCATCGACCCCACCCCGCAAACCGTGGACGCGCTCATGAAGCTCGACCTGTCGGCCGGTGTGGACGTCGAGATCAAGATTTAA
- the rplN gene encoding 50S ribosomal protein L14 yields MIQMQTNLEVADNSGARRVMCIKVLGGSKRRYASVGDTIVASVKEAIPRGRVKKGDVVRAIVVRTAKDIQRKDGSVIRFDKSAAVIVNKQNEPVGTRIFGPVPRELRAKNHMKIISLAPEVL; encoded by the coding sequence ATGATCCAGATGCAAACTAACCTGGAGGTCGCCGATAATTCGGGCGCTCGCCGGGTCATGTGCATCAAGGTGTTGGGCGGCTCGAAGCGCCGCTACGCCTCGGTGGGCGACACTATTGTCGCCTCGGTGAAGGAAGCTATTCCTCGCGGCCGCGTGAAGAAGGGCGACGTTGTTCGCGCCATCGTCGTGCGCACCGCCAAGGACATCCAGCGCAAGGACGGCTCGGTCATTCGTTTTGACAAGTCGGCCGCCGTCATCGTCAACAAGCAAAACGAGCCGGTCGGCACGCGGATCTTTGGCCCGGTTCCTCGCGAACTGCGCGCCAAGAACCACATGAAGATCATCTCCCTGGCTCCGGAGGTCCTGTAA
- the rpsH gene encoding 30S ribosomal protein S8, whose translation MMINDPLSDMIARIKNAATRKRSKVLTPASRLRQRVLDVLQDEGYIRGYSLVQNPGEFPQFEIELKYFDGQPVIAEIARVSKPGRRVYSAINDLKPIKNGLGISILSTSKGVMSDANARDANVGGEVLCRVY comes from the coding sequence ATGATGATCAACGATCCCCTGAGCGACATGATCGCTCGCATCAAGAACGCGGCGACCCGCAAGCGTTCCAAGGTGCTGACCCCGGCCTCGCGTCTGCGCCAGCGCGTCCTCGACGTGCTGCAGGACGAAGGCTACATCCGCGGCTATTCGCTGGTTCAAAACCCCGGCGAGTTCCCGCAGTTCGAGATCGAGCTGAAGTACTTCGACGGCCAGCCGGTGATCGCTGAGATCGCCCGCGTGTCGAAGCCTGGCCGCCGCGTCTATTCGGCCATCAACGATCTGAAGCCGATCAAGAACGGCCTCGGCATCTCGATCCTTTCGACTTCGAAGGGCGTCATGTCCGACGCCAACGCCCGCGACGCTAACGTCGGCGGCGAAGTCCTCTGCAGGGTCTACTGA
- the rplP gene encoding 50S ribosomal protein L16: MLQPKKTKYRKAFKGRIHGSAKGGFSLNFGSYGLKTVEPERITARQIEAARRAITRQMKRQGRVWIRVFPDLPVTGKPAEVRMGKGKGAVDHWAARCHPGRILFEIDGVPDDVAREALRLGAAKLPVRTKVVTRLDAGIAHLEEAA, from the coding sequence ATGTTGCAACCTAAAAAGACCAAGTACCGCAAGGCCTTCAAGGGCCGCATCCATGGCTCGGCCAAGGGTGGTTTCTCGCTGAACTTCGGCTCCTATGGCCTGAAGACGGTGGAACCCGAGCGTATCACTGCTCGCCAGATCGAAGCGGCTCGCCGCGCGATCACGCGTCAGATGAAGCGTCAGGGCCGCGTCTGGATCCGGGTCTTCCCGGATCTGCCCGTCACGGGCAAGCCGGCTGAAGTCCGGATGGGTAAGGGCAAGGGCGCCGTGGACCATTGGGCCGCACGCTGCCACCCGGGCCGCATCCTGTTCGAAATCGACGGCGTGCCGGACGATGTGGCTCGCGAAGCTCTGCGCCTCGGCGCGGCCAAGCTGCCGGTCCGCACCAAGGTGGTCACTCGCCTGGACGCCGGCATCGCTCACCTTGAGGAAGCGGCATGA
- the rpmC gene encoding 50S ribosomal protein L29, producing the protein MTKIADLRGQTPDQLADELLKLKKEQFNLRFQAATGQMEKTHRVGEVRKDIARISTLLREKRAAV; encoded by the coding sequence ATGACCAAGATCGCCGATCTCCGGGGCCAAACCCCCGACCAACTGGCCGACGAGCTGCTGAAGCTCAAGAAGGAACAGTTCAACCTGCGCTTCCAGGCCGCTACCGGTCAGATGGAAAAGACTCACCGCGTTGGTGAAGTCCGCAAAGACATCGCTCGCATCTCCACGCTTCTGCGTGAGAAGCGCGCAGCGGTTTAA
- the rplC gene encoding 50S ribosomal protein L3 — protein sequence MRTGVIAKKLGMTRVFAEDGAHIPVTVLQLDGCQVVGQRTQERDGYVALQLGAGTKKAKNTNKAQREVFAKAEVEPKHYVTEFRVDAEGLLDVGAELSAEHFLVGQKVDIQGETIGKGFAGAMKRWNFGGLRATHGVSLSHRSHGSTGQRQDPGKTFKGKKMAGHYGQEVVTQQNLTVVRVDAERGLILIKGAVPGHDGSYVKVRDAVKKARPADAPFPGAVKSTKAAQPASTPAEAPAVEATEGGEA from the coding sequence ATGCGTACGGGCGTGATCGCCAAGAAACTGGGAATGACGCGCGTCTTCGCTGAAGACGGCGCACATATTCCGGTCACGGTTCTGCAGCTTGATGGCTGTCAGGTCGTGGGTCAGCGCACTCAAGAGCGGGACGGCTACGTCGCCCTGCAACTGGGCGCCGGAACCAAGAAGGCAAAAAACACCAACAAGGCTCAGCGCGAAGTTTTCGCCAAGGCCGAGGTTGAACCTAAGCACTATGTGACCGAGTTCCGCGTTGACGCGGAAGGTCTGCTGGACGTGGGCGCCGAACTGTCGGCCGAACACTTCCTGGTGGGTCAGAAGGTCGACATCCAGGGCGAAACCATCGGTAAGGGCTTCGCTGGCGCCATGAAGCGCTGGAACTTCGGCGGTCTGCGCGCCACGCACGGCGTGTCGCTGTCGCACCGTTCGCACGGTTCGACCGGCCAACGCCAGGATCCGGGCAAGACCTTCAAGGGCAAGAAGATGGCTGGCCATTACGGTCAGGAAGTCGTCACCCAGCAGAACCTGACCGTCGTCCGCGTGGACGCCGAGCGTGGCCTGATCCTGATCAAGGGCGCTGTCCCGGGTCACGACGGCAGCTACGTCAAGGTTCGCGACGCCGTTAAGAAGGCTCGCCCGGCTGACGCTCCCTTCCCGGGCGCCGTCAAGTCGACCAAGGCTGCTCAACCCGCCTCGACCCCGGCTGAAGCGCCGGCCGTTGAAGCGACCGAAGGCGGTGAAGCGTAA
- the rpsN gene encoding 30S ribosomal protein S14, giving the protein MAKKSAVNRNEAVKALVAKYAAKRAALKATANDESLPLEERFDARLKLAELPRNSAPSRIRNRCEVTGRPRAFYRKLKMSRIAMRELGNLGQIPGLTKSSW; this is encoded by the coding sequence ATGGCTAAGAAAAGCGCCGTAAACCGTAACGAAGCCGTCAAGGCTCTGGTTGCGAAGTATGCCGCAAAGCGGGCCGCCCTCAAGGCGACCGCCAACGACGAGAGCCTGCCGCTGGAAGAGCGTTTCGACGCTCGCCTGAAGCTGGCTGAGCTGCCGCGCAACTCGGCTCCGTCGCGCATCCGCAACCGCTGCGAAGTGACGGGCCGTCCGCGGGCCTTCTACCGCAAGCTGAAGATGAGCCGGATCGCCATGCGCGAGCTGGGCAACCTGGGGCAGATCCCCGGCCTGACCAAGTCGAGCTGGTAA
- the rplV gene encoding 50S ribosomal protein L22 — translation MAKSNNPRRVGATEARAKLVNVRISPQKLNLVAASIRGLPVQKALNELEFSRKRIATDVRKVLYSAVSNAENNHNLDIDNLVVAEAFVGKNLVMKRFASRARGRSSRILKPFSEITIVVREAGEAA, via the coding sequence ATGGCCAAGTCCAACAACCCCCGCCGCGTCGGCGCCACCGAGGCTCGCGCCAAGCTGGTCAACGTTCGCATCAGCCCTCAAAAGCTGAACCTGGTCGCCGCTTCGATCCGCGGTCTGCCGGTTCAGAAGGCGCTGAACGAGCTTGAATTCAGCCGCAAGCGCATCGCCACCGACGTCCGCAAGGTTCTGTATTCGGCCGTTTCGAACGCCGAGAACAACCACAACCTCGACATCGACAACCTGGTTGTCGCCGAGGCCTTCGTGGGCAAGAACCTGGTGATGAAGCGTTTCGCGAGCCGCGCTCGTGGTCGCTCGTCGCGCATCCTGAAACCGTTCAGCGAGATCACGATCGTGGTCCGTGAAGCCGGCGAGGCCGCCTGA
- a CDS encoding 50S ribosomal protein L23 produces MAAAQPTAKHYDTILAPIITEKATILSEQNKVVFRVAGTATKDEIAAAVESLFKVNVLKVNTLVQKGKTKRFRGILGRRVDIKKAIVTLADGQSIDVTTGL; encoded by the coding sequence ATGGCCGCCGCTCAACCCACCGCCAAACACTACGACACCATCCTGGCTCCGATCATCACGGAAAAAGCCACGATCCTGTCGGAGCAGAACAAGGTCGTCTTCCGCGTCGCCGGCACGGCGACCAAGGACGAGATCGCTGCTGCGGTCGAAAGCCTGTTCAAAGTCAACGTCCTCAAGGTCAACACCCTGGTTCAAAAGGGCAAGACCAAGCGCTTCCGGGGCATCCTGGGCCGTCGCGTGGACATCAAAAAAGCAATCGTGACGCTGGCCGATGGTCAGTCGATCGACGTGACGACGGGGCTCTAA
- the rplE gene encoding 50S ribosomal protein L5, translating to MADTKYTPRLKTEYQDRIRAVLKEQFGYTNEMQVPKLDKIVLNMGIGEAVADSKKVNLALKDLTAIAGQKAVPTKARNSIAGFKLREGMVIGGKVTLRGAQMYEFLDRFITIALPRVKDFRGLKGTSFDGRGNYATGLKEHIVFPEINYDQIDQMWGMDIVVCTTAKTDAEAKALLTEFKFPFVKN from the coding sequence ATGGCTGACACCAAGTACACGCCGCGTCTCAAGACCGAGTATCAGGACCGCATCCGCGCCGTCCTGAAAGAGCAGTTCGGTTACACCAACGAGATGCAGGTCCCCAAGCTGGACAAGATCGTCCTGAACATGGGTATCGGTGAAGCTGTCGCCGACTCCAAGAAGGTCAACCTGGCCCTCAAGGATCTGACGGCCATCGCCGGCCAGAAGGCTGTGCCGACCAAGGCTCGTAACTCCATCGCCGGCTTCAAGCTGCGTGAAGGCATGGTCATCGGCGGCAAGGTTACGCTGCGCGGCGCCCAGATGTACGAATTCCTGGACCGGTTCATCACGATCGCGCTGCCGCGCGTGAAGGATTTCCGCGGCCTGAAGGGAACCTCGTTCGACGGTCGTGGCAACTACGCCACGGGTCTGAAGGAGCACATCGTGTTCCCCGAGATCAACTACGACCAGATCGACCAGATGTGGGGCATGGACATCGTTGTCTGCACCACGGCCAAGACCGATGCGGAAGCCAAGGCTCTCCTCACCGAGTTCAAGTTCCCGTTCGTGAAGAACTGA
- the rplR gene encoding 50S ribosomal protein L18 gives MALSLQQQAKRRAERNRRRLKAVANGRLRLSVFRSDKNISAQIIDDAQGVTVVAASSLEGGKGSKGSDVAAATAIGKLIAERAKEKGVTDVVFDRGGYIYHGRVKALAEAAREAGLNF, from the coding sequence ATGGCTCTTTCTCTGCAACAACAAGCCAAGCGCCGCGCCGAACGCAACCGTCGTCGCCTCAAGGCTGTCGCCAACGGTCGCCTGCGTCTGTCGGTCTTCCGCTCGGACAAGAACATCTCGGCTCAGATCATCGACGACGCCCAGGGCGTCACCGTGGTCGCCGCCTCGTCGCTGGAAGGCGGCAAGGGTTCCAAGGGTTCGGACGTCGCTGCTGCGACCGCCATTGGCAAGCTGATCGCCGAACGCGCCAAGGAGAAGGGCGTCACCGACGTCGTCTTCGACCGCGGTGGCTACATCTATCACGGCCGCGTCAAGGCGCTGGCGGAGGCCGCGCGTGAAGCCGGCCTGAACTTCTAA
- the rpsQ gene encoding 30S ribosomal protein S17, with the protein MPKRILEGVVVSDKGDKTVVVKVERTLLHPVLKKIVRLSKKYHAHDEGNALKVGDVARIVECAPKSKLKRWEVVSPASAS; encoded by the coding sequence ATGCCCAAACGTATTCTTGAAGGCGTGGTCGTGTCCGACAAGGGCGACAAGACGGTCGTCGTGAAGGTCGAGCGCACTCTGCTGCACCCGGTCCTGAAAAAGATCGTCCGTCTGTCCAAGAAGTACCACGCTCACGATGAGGGCAACGCCCTCAAAGTCGGCGACGTCGCACGCATCGTCGAGTGCGCCCCCAAGTCCAAGCTGAAGCGTTGGGAAGTCGTTTCCCCCGCCTCGGCTTCCTAA
- the rpsS gene encoding 30S ribosomal protein S19 encodes MARSSWKGPFVDGYLLKKADAVQTSGRKDVIKTWSRRSTILPQFVGLTFGVHNGQKHVPVMVNEDMVGMKFGEFAPTRNFPGHAADKKAKRK; translated from the coding sequence ATGGCCCGCTCCTCCTGGAAAGGCCCGTTTGTCGACGGGTATCTGCTCAAGAAGGCCGACGCCGTTCAAACGTCGGGCCGCAAGGATGTGATCAAGACCTGGTCGCGTCGTTCCACCATCCTGCCGCAGTTTGTCGGTCTGACCTTCGGCGTCCACAACGGCCAAAAGCACGTGCCGGTGATGGTCAACGAAGACATGGTCGGCATGAAGTTTGGCGAGTTCGCGCCGACCCGGAACTTCCCGGGTCACGCAGCGGACAAGAAGGCCAAAAGGAAGTAA
- the rplD gene encoding 50S ribosomal protein L4 encodes MKLSVIKLDGKAAGDVELSEAVFGISDIRGDLLARYVNWQLAKRRAGTHKVQTRNENSRTGKKMYKQKGTGGARHGSRRAPQFVGGSRAFGPVVRDHGYSLPKKVRALALRHALSSKVKAGDLIVVDSVSVKEAKTASLRETFGKLGWTKALIIAGPEVETNFGLAARNIPHIDVLPNAGLNVYDILRADKLVLTKAAVEAIEARFAEKEAA; translated from the coding sequence ATGAAACTCTCTGTCATCAAGCTCGACGGCAAGGCTGCCGGCGACGTGGAACTGTCGGAAGCCGTCTTCGGCATCTCGGACATCCGCGGCGACCTGCTGGCCCGTTACGTCAACTGGCAACTGGCCAAGCGCCGCGCCGGCACGCACAAGGTTCAAACCCGCAACGAGAACTCTCGTACGGGTAAGAAGATGTACAAGCAAAAGGGCACCGGCGGCGCTCGTCACGGTTCGCGCCGTGCACCGCAGTTCGTTGGTGGTTCGCGCGCCTTTGGCCCGGTCGTTCGCGACCACGGTTACTCGCTGCCCAAGAAGGTCCGCGCCCTGGCTCTGCGTCATGCGCTGAGCTCCAAGGTCAAGGCCGGCGATCTGATCGTCGTCGACAGCGTTTCGGTCAAGGAAGCCAAGACGGCCTCGCTGCGCGAGACCTTCGGCAAGCTCGGCTGGACCAAGGCCCTGATCATCGCGGGTCCGGAAGTCGAAACCAACTTCGGCCTGGCCGCTCGCAACATCCCGCACATCGACGTGCTGCCGAACGCCGGCCTGAACGTCTATGACATCCTGCGGGCCGACAAACTGGTGCTGACCAAGGCGGCTGTTGAAGCCATCGAGGCGCGCTTCGCTGAGAAGGAAGCCGCATAA